A stretch of Neochlamydia sp. AcF84 DNA encodes these proteins:
- a CDS encoding phosphoketolase family protein, whose protein sequence is MVREIPSTICQGGPLTEEELYKMDAYWRASNYLSVGQIYLLDNPLLKRPLTIEDIKPRLLGHWGTTPGLNFIYVHLNRLIKAKDLNMIYLAGPGHGGPGLVANVYLEGTYSEYYPNISSDEEGLKKLFKQFSFPGGIPSHVAPETPGSIHEGGELGYVLSHAYGAVFDNPDLIAACVVGDGEAETGPLAASWHSNKFLNPAKDGAVLPILHLNGYKIANPTLLARISPEELKSLFEGYGYKPYVIEGSDPQQMHQSMAYTLDIVIAEIMKIQEEARKNKLIERPRWPMIILKTPKGWTGPQEVDGKKTEGFWRSHQVPLSNMAVKPAHVQQLEKWMKSYRPEELFDENGRFLAELAALAPQGKRRMGDNPHANGGLLRKELKMPDFREYALKIEKPGQVEAESTRIVGKFLRDVMKSNLHNFRVMGPDETASNRLDAIYEVSKKSWMADYLPEDKDGSELSVEGRVMEILSEHTCMGWLEGYVLTGRHGFFSTYEAFAHIIDSMFNQHAKWLHTTTSSIHWRAPISSINILLSSHVWRQDHNGFSHQDPGFIDHVMNKKAEVVRVYLPPDANTLLSVTNHCLRSRNYVNVIVAGKQPALQYLDMESAIKHCTAGIGIWEWASNDRGHVPDVVMACAGDVPTLETLAAVDILRQQIPDLKVRVVNIVNLMKLQNPTEHPHGLSDKDFDELFTTDKPVIFAYHGYPWLIHRLTYRRTNHENIHVRGYKEEGTTTTPFDMCVRNQIDRFSLVGDVIDRVPKLGYLAAYIKQDIHNKFIEHEEYITKYGDDMPLVRQWKWPY, encoded by the coding sequence ATGGTAAGAGAAATTCCTAGTACCATTTGCCAAGGCGGCCCCTTAACAGAGGAAGAGCTTTATAAAATGGATGCTTATTGGCGGGCAAGTAATTATCTCTCTGTTGGGCAAATTTATCTGCTTGATAATCCTCTCCTTAAACGTCCCCTTACTATTGAAGATATTAAGCCTCGCCTGTTAGGTCACTGGGGAACAACCCCGGGCTTAAATTTTATTTATGTGCACCTAAATCGCCTGATTAAAGCTAAAGATTTGAATATGATTTACTTAGCAGGACCGGGTCATGGCGGTCCAGGCTTGGTAGCTAACGTCTATTTGGAAGGAACCTATAGTGAATATTACCCTAATATTTCTTCCGATGAAGAGGGCTTAAAAAAACTTTTTAAACAATTTTCTTTTCCTGGGGGAATACCTAGCCATGTAGCCCCCGAAACTCCCGGCTCTATTCATGAAGGAGGAGAGTTAGGTTATGTACTTTCTCATGCCTACGGGGCTGTTTTTGATAACCCCGACCTTATTGCGGCATGCGTAGTGGGAGATGGAGAAGCAGAAACAGGGCCTCTTGCCGCCTCCTGGCATTCTAACAAATTTCTTAATCCCGCAAAAGATGGTGCTGTTCTTCCTATCCTTCACCTCAACGGATATAAAATAGCTAATCCTACTCTCCTAGCTAGAATCAGTCCTGAAGAGCTAAAGAGCCTTTTCGAGGGATATGGCTACAAACCTTATGTAATCGAGGGTTCCGATCCTCAACAGATGCATCAAAGTATGGCTTATACACTTGACATTGTCATAGCAGAAATTATGAAAATTCAAGAAGAGGCGCGTAAAAACAAACTTATCGAGCGTCCACGTTGGCCTATGATCATTCTTAAAACTCCTAAAGGGTGGACAGGACCGCAAGAGGTCGATGGTAAAAAAACTGAAGGATTCTGGCGCTCCCACCAAGTTCCTTTATCCAATATGGCTGTTAAACCTGCCCATGTACAGCAATTAGAGAAATGGATGAAAAGCTATCGTCCTGAAGAGCTTTTTGATGAAAATGGAAGATTCCTCGCTGAGCTTGCGGCTTTAGCTCCTCAAGGAAAACGTCGTATGGGAGATAATCCTCATGCTAATGGAGGCTTACTCCGCAAAGAATTAAAAATGCCTGATTTCCGCGAGTATGCCCTTAAAATTGAAAAACCTGGTCAGGTTGAAGCTGAGTCCACTCGTATCGTGGGAAAATTCTTACGCGATGTCATGAAAAGCAACCTACATAACTTCCGCGTGATGGGTCCTGATGAAACGGCTTCCAACCGCTTAGATGCCATCTATGAGGTCTCAAAAAAAAGTTGGATGGCTGATTATCTGCCCGAAGATAAAGACGGTAGTGAGTTATCTGTCGAGGGGCGCGTGATGGAAATATTAAGTGAACATACATGCATGGGCTGGCTAGAGGGCTATGTTTTAACAGGAAGGCACGGTTTCTTTTCTACTTACGAGGCTTTCGCTCATATTATAGATTCTATGTTCAACCAACATGCTAAATGGCTACATACCACCACCTCCTCTATCCACTGGCGCGCCCCTATTTCATCGATTAACATTTTGCTAAGCTCCCACGTTTGGCGACAAGATCACAATGGTTTTTCCCATCAAGACCCAGGCTTTATTGATCATGTGATGAACAAAAAAGCTGAAGTCGTACGTGTCTATCTTCCACCTGATGCTAATACCTTATTATCTGTTACCAATCACTGTTTACGTAGTAGAAACTATGTGAATGTAATCGTTGCAGGCAAGCAACCAGCATTGCAATACTTAGACATGGAATCTGCTATTAAACATTGCACAGCAGGCATAGGAATTTGGGAATGGGCCAGTAATGATCGCGGACATGTTCCTGATGTGGTGATGGCTTGTGCGGGTGATGTGCCTACCTTAGAGACTCTAGCGGCTGTAGATATTCTTCGCCAGCAAATCCCTGATCTAAAAGTTCGAGTAGTTAATATTGTCAATTTGATGAAGCTTCAAAATCCCACTGAACATCCGCATGGATTATCTGATAAAGATTTTGATGAATTATTTACCACGGATAAACCGGTCATTTTTGCCTATCATGGTTACCCTTGGCTCATTCATCGACTTACCTACCGCAGAACTAATCATGAGAATATTCATGTGCGTGGCTATAAAGAAGAAGGTACCACTACGACCCCTTTCGATATGTGCGTGCGCAATCAAATCGATCGCTTTAGCCTAGTGGGAGACGTGATCGATCGAGTACCCAAGTTAGGCTATCTAGCAGCCTATATTAAGCAAGATATCCATAATAAGTTTATCGAACATGAAGAATATATCACTAAATATGGAGACGACATGCCGCTTGTTCGTCAATGGAAATGGCCATATTGA
- a CDS encoding glycosyltransferase: MYQIMVELGFLISFWLLTLSSVQTVELKFNILSELNGKGLEADQKILSSALKELGHQVYLGNIYDEPHTSEVDINIFFQSINPLWLPYASLNWFIPNAEWYTQDLELLDLIDLVLCRTQETQRIFENLKLPCFFLGFTSHDCYLSHIKKNFSLFFHLAGGSEQKGTQPIVDSWLRNTSFPLLIILKHFCAVRPRQANLHWITHRVEEPILRDLQNSCGIHLCLSETEGFGHYIMEALSTRAVVVTVDAPPMNEFIKDPRCLVPFKDCSPQLLGTNYYVDPIQLEVVINNLKELRIEELRRIGLENRAMYLKKTSQFINNLKKLIDRVK; this comes from the coding sequence ATGTATCAAATAATGGTAGAGCTAGGGTTTTTAATAAGCTTTTGGCTATTAACGCTTTCTTCAGTTCAAACTGTCGAACTTAAGTTTAATATATTGAGCGAGTTGAATGGAAAGGGATTGGAAGCAGACCAAAAAATCCTTAGCAGTGCTCTTAAAGAGCTGGGACATCAAGTTTACTTAGGAAATATATATGATGAGCCCCATACCTCTGAAGTAGATATTAATATATTTTTTCAGTCTATCAATCCTTTATGGCTTCCTTATGCTTCCCTCAATTGGTTTATTCCTAATGCGGAATGGTATACGCAAGATTTAGAACTTTTAGACCTAATAGATCTTGTTCTGTGTCGTACTCAAGAAACACAAAGAATTTTTGAAAACTTAAAACTCCCATGTTTTTTCTTAGGCTTTACAAGCCATGATTGTTATCTCTCCCATATAAAAAAAAACTTTTCTTTGTTTTTTCATTTAGCAGGAGGAAGCGAGCAGAAAGGAACGCAGCCGATAGTGGATAGCTGGTTACGTAATACTTCTTTTCCTTTATTAATTATCCTTAAACATTTTTGCGCTGTTAGACCGCGTCAAGCTAACTTGCACTGGATTACTCACCGGGTCGAAGAGCCTATACTAAGAGATTTACAAAATAGCTGTGGAATTCATTTATGTCTCAGTGAAACGGAAGGATTCGGGCATTATATTATGGAAGCCTTATCAACTAGGGCGGTAGTCGTCACCGTAGATGCTCCTCCCATGAATGAATTTATCAAGGATCCACGTTGCCTTGTTCCCTTCAAGGATTGCAGCCCACAATTATTAGGAACAAACTACTATGTGGATCCGATACAGCTTGAGGTGGTTATTAACAATCTAAAAGAGTTGCGTATCGAAGAATTAAGGAGAATAGGTTTAGAAAATAGAGCCATGTATTTAAAGAAAACCTCCCAATTTATTAACAACCTAAAAAAATTAATAGATAGGGTTAAATAA